GCGGCGGTCAGCCGGCTCAGCGGGTTGCCGGCGGCGGCGATGGAGGGGGACATCAGCTCGTTGCGGAAGACCGACTCCCGCCAGTGGCTGTCGCGGGACCCGGGGCCGCCGACGTTCGCGACCGGCACCGGGATCGCCTGACCGGCTCCGAGGAGCTTGCCGAACTCGGCGGAGGCGCCGCGGCCGGTGAAGGTGGGGTTGGAGGTGCCGGGGTTCTTGAGGAGATCGAAGTCGGCCCAGACGGTACCGATGCCCAGCACGTGCCCCATCTCGTGGGTGATGACGTCGACCAGCGTCCCGTCGACCTCCATCTGGTCCAGGTCGTCCGAGTCGAACCTCATGACCCCCTTCGCCCGGAGCAGCGCTCCGGCGACGGTGTCCACATCACGGAAGTCGGTCGGGCCCGCCTGCCCCAGGACGTTGCCGACGCCGTCGATGGCCACACCCT
The window above is part of the Kitasatospora sp. HUAS MG31 genome. Proteins encoded here:
- a CDS encoding leishmanolysin-related zinc metalloendopeptidase, producing the protein MITGKYSTGTYRSYRAVADSTRARQLADTSSPFSIEVRFLGGLKPSHENAFSRAADRWTNVIVGDLDTAVVGDDVIDDLLIEAEGVAIDGVGNVLGQAGPTDFRDVDTVAGALLRAKGVMRFDSDDLDQMEVDGTLVDVITHEMGHVLGIGTVWADFDLLKNPGTSNPTFTGRGASAEFGKLLGAGQAIPVPVANVGGPGSRDSHWRESVFRNELMSPSIAAAGNPLSRLTAASLGDLGYQVDVDAAEPYDLPDLLAAATSGESLVREGLVNGGIVLPVIPSRTPAGRP